The window ATTTACGGGATAATGTTGTAAATAGCTTGTATATCTAGAATTAACATAGTAGCGGATATTACATTTGTTTAGCAGTTTATGTCGTTGATTCACCTTTATTAGAATTcccattattttttacaattactcagaaaacaagttttcaaataatttttttacgtattaattgaaaaattttctcgaTATACGTGTGTTGGAAAATAAACCAGAGAGCTCAATTGAGAGCTCGCTGCGCTTGCATGTagagtgtctctcataagtattcgaatttaggtattctatgggaagaaatcaaatttaataatattttttgtgtgcaaaataaatacatttattatattatctAGACAATCCTTAGGTTTCTTATCACACTTTTttataacttgaaaaatttacatttacttaaattaattaagcttttttaaacgaagtccataaaattacctcacaaaagtattcgaatttttcctgtatttcacatttcatcatattatacgaaacagaaaattagaatcaaaagtttttttggttaaaattgtttaaagtgttactatattataatatattataatatttttggaccatttgggccacaattttggggcgatTGTACCATTTAtaagtaatatcattaaaattgcgGGTTTTGaccacattttcatttatttttcccttttttccagagataaatccaaaatttaatattaggaTTTATTACAAtccttgaggtatctaaaaatattataatttgttgtaaGGATTTGTACTAAAACGTTCCATGATGTATTTTTgggatcgttcttctgtttcgaattgaattatctggatttAAGCCCCTTTTCGTTCCACTAGGATCGACATTTTTcggcaaagttggctagtatatatgtatgtagatattagcacatatatattttcaatttccccGATATTGTAGCggaatacaactccaaaacatgccttgaataatatttaaccaaatatcaatattttggagttagaccataatgatatggaaaCATTCAGCCTGTaatccattggttataaaaagaatgattctactacattgaatggcgtttcttcgaggcatgttttggagttatatacttctacaatatactgaaaacttaaaatgtataaacgcTGATATCTAAAAGAACACATACCAGACAATTTTCCCCGAAAATGTTTTAccttagtattataaaaatggacatAAGTTCTAATAAGTCGAATTAGATACAGAAGAAGGATCTCataaatatatcttggaacttttaaatacagattcttgtaacaaaaaatatttttttagatccCCTAAGGGGTCTATTAAGTCccaatatcgaattttggttttatctctggaaaaaaggagaaaaaattgcaaatattgtcaaaaattgtcattttaatgatattacataaaaagatggtactaTCCCCCcaaaattttggaccaaataggccaaaaatatatcctttcggttTATAGTaaacccttaaaacaattttaagcataaaaaccattcgattcttaaatttgtgtttcgtataatatgatgaaatgtgaaatacagaaaaattcgaatacttttgtgagataattttatgcactttttttaaaaaagcttaattatattaagtaaatgtaaatttttgatattttaaaaagtgtgatatgaaatataaggactgtctagataatataacaaatttatttatttattttgcactcaaaaaatttattaaatttggtttcttttcatagtatACCTAtgttcgaatacttatgagagacactgtatattagagtgctccaaaaaaactaagtttcgaattttgcccgtcccccctcctaaaattgttctacgggttataaaaataagtcgtgcaaaaatttaggtcaataggactacgttaactggtgccgcaacggctctgaagtttgaagatgcatttacaaggggaaaatataaattttttgagttttcacaaaagttctgtcattaaataatttgttttgtattttacaaaaaaaaaaagataaaaaatacaaaaattggttgaaaaatgtaaaagttattaaaattcaagtgctcgtgtctcagagcacttgaattcgaaatgtgataaaaatataaacatatttttgaaaatattctaataaaacaattgtgttacttaaaatacatctgtagttacttgaatatgagtttttgtccttatagaataacgtaaacctattctcagctatggtcgaaaaattttgatatttttaacggtcgtttcaaaattaaaattaaagtttttttgatactttgttaaacagagccgttgcggcaccagttatcgtaatcctattgacgtatttttttgcacgacttatttttataacccatagaactagggaaaaaactttatgtgaacaattatatttagcaaaataaagcattttgtttgttgtatttttttaaagaatatcttatatttaattttctaccataaaaagtaaaatcgttatacatattaattaacgagatttttgataaaatgtgaaggtattgttaattttatgggtcaataaagtattttgctttttaggttttttgttcatttctttaatattgctgcattattttataaaatttaatatttttattactcctatatattagaataacattttttatatattttagtagtggaacgactaaatttggacatttcttaaccgatttattacctatcagaatttatcaatatttgacttaacatgaaatttaTCGTTTCTTTCactaaatttcgaaaataataagtaattttgaattggatacatgatattgtgtaaattttatttagaattgtataatattgattcttattcaataaatctaacactaagtaccatcctagccactctaagtatggggacatcaccatataccactatagaactattaaatgctaaaatcttgattttcaacctcatattttaaattctttattttatgaataagtatgtactaggtgaaaaatattgcttttgttgacgcagagtggtataggacaaaaaaaagagggaaataattcggtaacttctaaacggttaatccgattttaatgaaatttggtattgccaagtttaggttttgaatttggaccttataggccaaccagtgGCCCGGCGGGGGGGGTcatcaaattaggacacctcggctatgttaaatttttaaaacgatcctatttcttcatttgagttccgatttaaaaaaaatctatatagaatctcctcatcgagcactataaaaatatcgtcgtagcagtaaattatctcttatagtctaggagattcgcatttgaaaattaaaatttttaaatttttacagtccttactttagttttttgataatagcggttccaaatattcccgattttcgccattttttcttttattcgcttatatatcaagcagtgaaagaataatgtaaaaatcttgattgagtccaaagttataggcattttaatttaaaaaattaaaaaaggcgaatttttgcaatttttttttgggaaaaaagtatctttttctttttaagttatctaaaaagtttctaagaagatgtatttagattttatattttttggaaagctgactttacataaaatacgataaatgaaacaaaacctaaaaatttttcataccgaggggaccaggtctatccaaaaaaaaaaacaattttttatggaaaattcaattttgagcaaaaattctcaaatcgcatagtcgatatcaaattatagtgacctgttttatattacccaatatgttcttaatcattttgtaacgggtttcgataaccccgcccctgatatggatataataggcaaaaaacccccgccgggcccctggttggcctataaggtccaaatttaaaaccaaaactcgacaacacctcctctttgtgcataccaaatttcattaaaatcggattaaccgtttagaagttattgaattatttccctctttttttgtcatataccactgtgtgacgttacggtatgataaccaattctattttaaaatatctaaattaggtatttttcctgtactacacgacagttcactttgcattggttccaagcaacctaagctgtgtttagaggtctaaatttaaacatagtgttcctcctagttcgtatatagattttgaaaaagataaatcaggagtccaatagttttccttggatacaagtcgcctccctttggcagttaaagattttgaaagagcactcagtgcgttttttctaataattctttggatcatttcatctactactctattttatattctttaatgttattgattaaatatttcataattatattttattgatttacacttgttctagaaatctaaactaattttttatatcgaatttgcctcattattatcctttaaacattttaaggcaaattacattacattttcacccaatgaggatatgatttttgcaaatggcaattgaaaaatacttaacactcttccttttaacaataaaacaataaattccaaaaataattaaaaaataatttgaaaaacccaatgaaattaaccggaattctcaatatgcaaaatactttattgacatgcaagttctgatgaaaaataataaaatgcaacaacaaatgcaccaaaatttgtattttaatattttttctaatttttcccattttacacaatctctatttttagttggaaaacatatatttactttttacctgttttttcgaattttatttataaacaaaaaacaaaattctcttaaaaaaaggtaggaaaaaaacttagttgattcactgtatgtattcgcgtacataattttaatgggaaacttatttggttatgtcatatttatatataaattgattatgccttatacattttaatttattccatttacaaaattataaaactcgcgattaactcgttttgactcgaatcgcgagcgagttctattttacgctctttaaattttcaactcttatcgcgagtttaaaaattaaactcgcgAGTCGAATAGATTTAGTCGCCGGAAAATGAATTGAATTCGATCGCTATCTGTACCctgataaaaaccaaaaaaattgtcttaatgtgctaaaaaaagttccataaatacagttttctccctttggtaccaaaatcacctttgttacacatttttacccctagtacgaatttcaaaaaactgccagacacccatctgctaatTTTAAGAGTAGTTataggtgcatttaaaatttttcttttatcactaatattgtgtaatataattaagaaaacctgttttactcgttttttccctttttcgcccgtaaatgtacaaattttcaaaaatccctccttagtgaaTCTACAGGCCGTCCTACCCCTCTGGAATTCTTCTATGGTTTGTAAAACTATgtcatgcaaaaaattaggcttatagaataacgtaaacaggtgccgcaacggctcttaagtttccaagtgcatttacaaagggaaaatatcgatttttttagtttttgctcaaatttggtcatttagtaataaattttgaactttattgtaaAGGTATGGCAATCTGCATTGAATAAGCATTTCAGAATGATATAAAccacaaaaattgtttgaaaacttttaaagttattgcaaattctCGAGTCCAATAACTTGTCTTACAGCCAAAGCTTGGAAAGAATGAATTCAATATGGAATTAATTTCCTTATATTTTCAATTcggctttaaatttttaaatgtatcattctttaaaatcattctttgaatttaaattctaaagctaAATTCCTAGGCTTTATATTCTATTGAATTAATTCATAAgagaattcattctttataggaatgaattcaatggaatgatcattcatatttgtttaattcgatctattacaaattgaatgaaagaaaaaaatttaatacaatttttaatatacagaatgcttttgaattataaaacaaaactttcattcaatctatttcaaattgaatggttgaaaaatttttaaattcaatttgtaatagattgaattcaaacaaaatttatatcatccagatagaatttaaaaattaataggaATTGttgaaagtaattttaattcaatttgtaacagattgaatgcaaacaaaattaattcattcGGAAGGAATTTAATATTCTATAGGAATTAATTCATTAGAGAATTAATTAACTACATCGAAAGCTTTAAGAATTAATTCTAGGAATTAAATCAAAGGGAATGAATTCTTTCAGAGCTTTGCTTACAGCACATACATTCAAAATgtgacaaacaaatttaattattttattataatttaaatatattaataattactcgaataatagtttttgtccttatataattccaaaataaaaatatttgtgctttttgtatttttatttttaagtatccATTTTTTACATCTCGGATTCTAAACTACTGCccgtaaattaaaaaatcataaagaaaaaatccaattatttttcaacaaaatttgttgaaagttatagggtgttgttgtttttgtaacaggttgactgtaactggatgttcttccctgggaaaataaactttcggttgatacagctgttgctgagttgacaatctttgtcCGAATGAGAATctggtcgttccggagcgaaaaTCCAACTGTCGTGGGAACGAAAAAGTTATAGGTTTATATGAAGAGTTAATAATTTCTGTTTAAATCAGTTTATCTTAATAAAATCATTTGTGTATGaatattatgttaaaatataataaaaatagattAGTAGATAATGGACCTTTATgacgattttttattaaatattgaagaaaaaagcATTATCATACTATTAATGAAGTTTTGTTATTcagaatgaaaatattttgtacagAAACTATAATGAGTACATACTGCCATATAAAACTAGTTGTGGAATCACATTTTTAGTGCAAATTAGTTTTGCataattaatgaataaaatgattttttgtgttttttttcataataagttaaaaagttgttttacgTGCTTTCAgctcaaatttttaaataaattcactgtaatTTTTTGATggtttaacttaattattaaaattttacatcaaACTATTAATGAGTAACTATTACATCTATTTAATGGAACGcaccaaaatttaaataaaaaacgtacatatattttgatatacatactaacttttatgttttttgttaaaattatacattttgctTTTAAGACAAGCATTTATTGTTGGCTGGTGTAATATTTTCAAGCAGATTTTATTTATGcggttttatttgaaaaatatgtaccGCACAAAAAAATACCTGAGAGTATTAACAACAATAGAgaaagaataattaaaaaaaatatatataataatttagttaGTATGCCGTATTGCGATATCCCCGTTTTCAAAGTGTTATTTGTGAACAATATTGAAATGTTCTATATTTAATATCTTAAGTCATATTATTTGGTACATTATTGACGTTAGAGTTATTGGTAAAACTACTACAGCAGCTGCTCTGAGACGCCTTTGCACCAAGAGAAGACAGACCTATAGAATCACCAGAATTTTTATTACTCATAGATGAACCGTCTTTACTTCGAGCCTGATCAATTAACTCAGCAgcaatttcataaaataatctTTCTACATTTTCAGCTTCTTTGGCTGATGTCTCTAAAAAGTACATGTCGTGTTGTTTTGCAAATTCTTCACCGATTTGGGTAGGAATTTCCCGGTCATCTCTATCagttttatttcctactaaaatcTTTAATACTTTTGAGTTGGCATACTCCTGTATTTCTCGTAACCAATCCGGAAGGCAATCAAATGTAGGTTGACAACTAATGTCATAAACAAGAATCAAAGCGTGTGCGGATCTATAATAACTTTGAGTAATAGATCGAAATCGCTCCTGTCCAGCAGTATCCCAAATTTGTAactgaaattataaattatataagaatttattactggaatttattaattaacattAGTATACCTTTATTTTATCACCATCGACTTCAACtgtttttatcataaaatcAACCCCTATAGTTGCCCCTTGTCCTGGAGGGAACAATCCTTGTGTAAAACGTCTAACTAGACATGTTTTACCAACTCCAGCATTACCAACAAGcacaattttaaaaaggaatttatAGTCTTCCATATCACCtgcaaataacataaaaataaaaaaaaacatttttttcttaaaatatcgaTATTGTTTGGATGGgtcttaatttattaattagacTATATCGGTAACCCGTACCTGAAATTGATTACTAAATGTTGTAAAATTCATGactgtttataaattttataaaaacaataatatatttgttaACTGTGAAAATGAAAGTTTATGAATTTCGTTTTCATTAATTATGGTATAAATTAAAACTCGAAAACACATAATTTGTTAGTATTcccaaatgtattaaaaaaattatgtaagaaGGTTACCAATAACTCGCCAGAAAAAGTACATTTACCAAAAATGGGATGGCGCCAATTAAAAGGGCTGTCAAAATAGTAAAGTATTATTAATACTTTAttgattacaatttattttatttatttaattggaaatctatatataaaatttgttctataaaaatacatttgtgttatttttaacaaaatttacacatctaaataaatatttatttcttcaaCTTTTCACATAATTGGGTAATGAATTATATAGTCTAAGTCCTCTATAAATCAGTGATAAGTCCTCTGTTGAGTTTGGTGCACGTCTGAATCAGAAATCATCTGCGTTTCTTAGTGAGAATGGTTGAATTCCTCTTACAATAATTTCATTTGGTTGACCATTtctattgtattattatttatttcaaaacatgCATTATCGTTCCTgttaatttctgttttattttatttttattaggttttaGTTTGTTCATTTTCAACCATTTATTAATATTGTCCATATGACTGAAAATAATCCAggcttaattttttaatattacttttttcgtaatatttaataatttgtgtatattacgaaatactatttattaaaatatgaaaatatttatgaaaataaattcaaaataattaaatactaattaaactataattatttgttacaaaaatgaCATGCATTTACAAATGGGCTGCTTGAAAGCTCActttgcttaaaaaataaagaatttaaaaaaatacttcttaTCTATTAAttggttaaaaatttatgtaaacctatcacaaattaatatatatagttATAGTTTTGGCCAGAAAACATGATAAGCCAGACCTATGTGGATTGTGaggttttatttgttaattatagtttttattgttcatatttaacaagtatgaatgtatagtcggggaTAGCCGACAACATGATACCATACACCAGTCAGTACGTTAAAAATGgggatgatttaaaaaaattaagcatttgatttgttttttaactttattccggaatatttttacttatttttatcaaaGATGATTAGTGAAAaaatgggcctatccttataaatgttggtataGACATTCAAGTTTACTTATGTAGAATTTACGCTTTTAGTGTTTAATggtgaattttgacttttaagctagggtcaaatgaggccggATCATTATATAGTTTTGCCGAACTTTTATTTTGTCTACAAAGTAAAATAGTATataattcatatttatattcCAAATTTACAGTACTCGAGTTATAATTTTTCGAATAACGCACTCCTTAAAATAACATTGAAGaagacaaaactttttaaattatttcccaAAATCTTAGCTTACGTAATCAACGTGActctttaaaacataaatacgcagcagggatggaaaaagagattttgtttcagtatcagaaaatatttcagagagtacttttttgaatctcaaagtacttaggttaggtttataggaggatgtgtactacattaaatccgaagaaatgcacTTCGACGAATGcatggcagtggcaaagaaagtgctccagagttttactgttctctccacatgctctacatccgtctgaatccgcacctccaattttgcataaatgtgctcgtaatcctgtgtgtgaACTCAGAACatgtactatcatactaacttcagagttgctcattttgaggagatttttcgtcttgctctcatcagggtcaccccataggattttcgtggttctacccactgtctcattattccaaaaggtcttatgggattctctcacccatatttttagttcagcttttgttgcgtcgagtggttttgcgtttgtgagtttaactgccttgagctcccttccttt of the Lucilia cuprina isolate Lc7/37 chromosome 2, ASM2204524v1, whole genome shotgun sequence genome contains:
- the LOC111679126 gene encoding ras-related protein Rab-30 isoform X1, producing the protein MLNNFGVSNNKTLCAKKGDMEDYKFLFKIVLVGNAGVGKTCLVRRFTQGLFPPGQGATIGVDFMIKTVEVDGDKIKLQIWDTAGQERFRSITQSYYRSAHALILVYDISCQPTFDCLPDWLREIQEYANSKVLKILVGNKTDRDDREIPTQIGEEFAKQHDMYFLETSAKEAENVERLFYEIAAELIDQARSKDGSSMSNKNSGDSIGLSSLGAKASQSSCCSSFTNNSNVNNVPNNMT
- the LOC111679126 gene encoding ras-related protein Rab-30 isoform X2 gives rise to the protein MYISDMEDYKFLFKIVLVGNAGVGKTCLVRRFTQGLFPPGQGATIGVDFMIKTVEVDGDKIKLQIWDTAGQERFRSITQSYYRSAHALILVYDISCQPTFDCLPDWLREIQEYANSKVLKILVGNKTDRDDREIPTQIGEEFAKQHDMYFLETSAKEAENVERLFYEIAAELIDQARSKDGSSMSNKNSGDSIGLSSLGAKASQSSCCSSFTNNSNVNNVPNNMT
- the LOC111679126 gene encoding ras-related protein Rab-30 isoform X3 — encoded protein: MEDYKFLFKIVLVGNAGVGKTCLVRRFTQGLFPPGQGATIGVDFMIKTVEVDGDKIKLQIWDTAGQERFRSITQSYYRSAHALILVYDISCQPTFDCLPDWLREIQEYANSKVLKILVGNKTDRDDREIPTQIGEEFAKQHDMYFLETSAKEAENVERLFYEIAAELIDQARSKDGSSMSNKNSGDSIGLSSLGAKASQSSCCSSFTNNSNVNNVPNNMT